The window GAACTCAACCGTCGCGCCGCCCAGTTGAGGTCGTTGGCCGACCACATCGACTCGCTCGTCGACACTGCCAAGAAGCACGCGACCGTGGGACCAGTGCGGCTGGGACGGCGAGCACGACGACGAGCGCGTAGCGATGATCCGCGCCCAGCCGTCTGGGACAGCGGTCCACTCGGCTACTGGGGCTGAGAGCAGCCGGACGAGCCCATCATGCCGGATCAGGTGGGCCCGGGCAGTCCACTCGTCCTGGTGAAATCGAATTCTTCCGAGGTCTGGGACGAGATCACGAACCTGCTACCGGACAGGAACGAGTGTCTGATCGATAGCGAGTGACGGTGCGCCACAGAGCCGGGAAGCACTGAAGGACCGATCAACACGATGACCACCTCCTCGCGTCGCTGGTACTGGAGTGGCCGCGGGTGGGCCTCATGCGCTTGTCATGACGCGGCTCAGAAAATCGACGTGAAACAGTCAGGTGCACGCGCTGCTTACTTGTCGCCCACCAGGGCGAAGGCGAAGGCCAGCCGACGGTCCACCCAGTCCTTCCGTACCCGGACTTCCGTGCTGCCCTCCGAGATCATTACGACCTCGTCACCGGCCCGCCACTCCAAGGAGCGGCCCTTACTCGGTGTGTCACCATCGCCGGGATTCAACAGGTCATCGACGAGGCCGTTGACGAAGCGTCCCGCCGCCCGCCCGGCGATGTCCTTCGCGCCGCCACTGGCCCACTCGTTGCGTCCGACGATCTCCGGGTGTCCTGGCTGGTCGATACGCCAGGTGTGCTTGAAGGGTCGCTTCGGAGGGATCCGCCGGAGGGTGCCGATTGCCTGCCCTTGTGCGTCTCGGACGACGTAGTGCCGCTCGCCGTTCACCTCCTGCGGCTCCTCGACGAAGCAGAGAAGACGCTGCACGTCGGGATCTTCGTACAGCGTGAAGTCCGGACGTGACGGAAGATGCGGTAGGGATGACGATCCCAAAAACGCGCATGGTGCCAGAACCGGCAGATGCTTGGAGCCCATGGGCACACGAACGGCGGGCTTGCCCGACACCGCCCGGGACCGCTTGGGTGACAGGGGGCGTTCCACCGACCCCACGACGAAACTCCAGACGCTCTGCCACGCGACAGGCTCCACCGGTGGCTCTTCCGCTGCCTTCGCCTTGCTGCCCCTGCCGAACGCCACGTGTGCCTCCAGGCCGTTCCCGTTGAAGTGCCCGCTTGACACTACCTTTAACGTTCAACAGGCCTGTGATGAGCAGCAGATTAGCCACCGAGTCTTTCCCATCCTCACTCTGAGCTGGTCAGTTGAAGGGTGAGGAGGACGGCCTGGGACTCGTGATCCGGGTGGTCGAGCCCCGTAGTTTGCGGAGGCCGCCAGGATTTGAGGGTGGCGACGGTCTGATCGACGAGGACCCGGATCGTCGCGTGGGACCGGTTCACTGCCTTCCGGCCTACGGAGAGGGCCTCCCGCCGTCCCTCAGCACGCGACGCGGACCGTGCCGTCGGCACCCCGGTGCCCCTTGTCTCCCCAGCACTTGATGCCGACCTCGACGAGGGCGTCGACGATGCCGTGTTCGCGGGTTGCACGGACGTTGTGGACGGCGCCAGGCAGGGCCGGGGAGGCCTACAGCAGTCGACCGAGGCGATCTGCGATGACCACCTGCACGTTCATACCTTGCTTCCTTCGCTTGCCGCAATAGAAACGGCCGGTCTGCGGCAGCGCGGTCGATCGACAGCAGCGTGCCGTCCAGAATCGGATATGCCTCACCGACGCGGCCCGCACCTCGTCGTCCAGGCTGGGGGCGAGGGCTGCCAAGAGTTCGACAACCTTGGTGACAAGCGGTACGCCGTTGTGGCGCCGATGTCGAACCCGGCCGCGAGGTGGGCGTACAGGTGTCTCACCCGCAGATGAGTGAGGGTTAGCAGGGCCTGGCGGTTGACGCTCAGGCGCTGCCAGCGGTAGCCGATCATACGGCGATGCCGCCGCAGCTGCTGCGTGAGGAAGCGGAGAGCTGCGCTGGACACGTCGACACCCGAGTTGTCAGTCCAACTGCCGGTACCTCAGTGCAACTTGCTGTTCATCTCTGCCTGCTTCTGCCGAGCATTCTCGACAAGTCGGTTTTCCTCTGCGGGGAATGAGTCGAACAACGCCTTCAGCCGCTTCATGCGGCCTTCGTGATCGGTGCGCCAGTTGTCAGCCTTCTTGCCGATCCAGGTTTTCGGCATCATGCTGTCCACGTTCTTCATGGCGGTGCGGATCTCGTTCACCGAGATCTCGATCGCGTTCATGTCTTGTCGGCACATGTAATCCAGCCGGTCTTCCTGAGGTAGACCCATGAGTGCGTATTTCCTTCCTGTGCATGGTGTGTGCGCCCACACCGAGCGCATAGTCGGCGGGCCCGTGGCATCCGGCGAGGCAGCTGCATCGGATCGACGCCGATGTGACCTACTCGGTGGGAATGCGCAGAACGTATGAGGAACTGCCTGCCATGACCAGACTGCCCGAGAACGCGGAGTAGGCCAGCGCAAAGGGAACTGGGCAGGGCAGCTTCGTCGCGTCGACCAAGTGACCCGGTTTGCAGACCGAATTCGATGTGGTGTTCGTGTCACGGGGCGCACTCTTGACAATCAACTCGGCTTCGCCGTGTGTCAGATGAAGTACATAAGAGTGTGTCTTGTCGTGGGTGTTGACGTAGATGCCCTCCGCGCCGTCGCCGGTCATCCAGGCCACTGGGAGTCCCGCAGTGTCGCCGGTTACCCCGGCGACACTGCGGGGCAGGGAGAGAGAATGTGCCGTACCGTCGGGGTCGAGCGCCTGGATGCCGCCAAGTGTCGGTTGAGTAGCCAGGTAGACGTGCTTGGTTCCGCTCGCCACTCGGCCCGGTAGGAAACGGGTTCCGCTCTGGTATGCGTCGGCAGGGATCTGGTAGAGGCGTGTCAGAGTGTCGCCCTTGAGGCTCCAGATGACGTCGTCGTCCGTGATCAGGATGGCGCCGTCCGCTCGCGCAGCAAAGGGCGTGGGCCCCTTGTCGGCGAAGCGGTACCGCTTCGCCTGGACGCTCCTTGGGGCCGGCTGCCCCGCCTTGCGCCCCACACCCTCTGCGCCCGCGAGTACCACTGTCTGCTGCCCACTCGAGCTCAGCTTGACGATCTGCCGGCCGCTGCCGGTTGCCAACGAGTTGTCGGGCAGGGCAACGAGCCCGTGCAGCCCATTGGTGTGTCTCTGCAGGGTCTTTAGCTTGGAGCCCTTTCTGATGGTGACGAGGTCGACGAACATCCCGTAGACCTGGTTGTCCCTGGCGATGGTGAGACCCACTGGGATGTCGCCGAACCCGTTGTACGCGGCGTCCGCGTCCGTATTGAGGAGGACAAGCGCCTGCCCCTGCTTGGGCTCCTTCCAGTCGTCACCTCTTTCACTGCATCCCGCGAGCACGAGCAGTACGGCTGAGACCGTCCCGATTGCCGGCCACCGACCGTGGCGTCCCGACTTAACCAACCCCAAGACCGAAGGCCTCCCTCATCTCCTGGTCGAACTCGCCGACCTTGCGACCGCTCTGTTGCTGAGCGCTGACCCACCAGGCGTTGAAGTCCTCGCGGTCCTGTTCACTCCTGATGACAATGTGACCTTGTGCCCACTCCGGGTGGTTCACTGGTGGCTGGACGTGCCACTCCTGGAGCTTCCCGGACCGGGCGAGGCCCTCCATCACCGGGGCCGCCATAGATGTCGAGTCGCGGAACTTTATGCCCTGATAGTTGCTCTCTGCCTTCGCCTGCTCCGCTGAATCTGAGGGGAACTGCGCGTCAGCCTGCGGCAAGCCCGTCCAGATCGCCGCCTGCGCCCACGTCTCAGTGAGTTCCACTGCCGCCCTGCCCCCTGGTAGCGGCACCGAGGCGAGCCCGGCGGCGGCGATGTCGAACCACTTTTTCTGGGCGGCGTGTTCGGCGTCAGCGAGCGCTGCCTCCTGCATGTCCACGGCGTGACCAGCGGCGGAGACTTCTCCACGCAGTTCGGCGAGCTTCTTGATGTAGGCGCCGTCGGCCCCGTCGATGCCGTGCTGGGCGGTCATGCTGATCTGGGCGTTGATGGCTTGGACGACGTTGCCGGCGATCTCCTTGTCCTTGTTTTCCAGGATCTCGCTGAGGAACGCCTTCGTGGTGGCCTGGGGCACCATGACCGTGCCGTCGCCCTTGGTGGACGCCCTGTCCTGGTCGATTCCGGTGGTGTCCGCGAAGTCCTTCACATACGTGGAGAAGACGAAGGCCAGCGCTTTCTCGATTTCCGTGTTGACCGGGTACTGCTCCTTCTCGTAGTCGCTCTTGGTCTTGTCGACGGCGTACTTGGCCGCGCCGGCATTAATAACGTTGGCCGCGGCCGTGGCCGAATCCTCGGGATGCTGAATCCGGTTACTCGTGGCAGCTGTGATCACCGCGGCGGGCCACTTGGCGTCATTGAAGTCAGTGCCGGGCGTGGCCCAGTAATCGTTGACGAGTTCTTTTGCGTGCTCGGCTCCGTCGGCCCCGGCGAGGAGATCGTGCGCGGCGTCGCCGTTTTCGCAGATGCGCTGCATAAGCGTGATCGTGGGGTCGTTGGCGTCGATGGCTTGGACCCGGTTGAAGGCTTCCTTCGAGTTCTCGCCCACATAGGAGTGCGCGAGCCCGAGCTCTTTGTACCAGGCGTTGTCAGGGTCTACGTATGCTTCGGGCGAATAGCCCATGCCGACGATCTGGCCAGGCGAATAACTCGGCCTCATGTCCATCTTGTGGGCCTTGCGCCAGTCCAGCATGGCCCCGCCGACGTGCGACAGCAGGTGCGGTTCCCATGCGTCGCCCTTCGGCCCGTACTTGAACAGCATCCCCACGGACCACATGTCGCCGCCCTCGGGATTCGTCAGTGCCTTCTCGTAGTCTGCATTGGGCGGGATCTTCGGGTTCTTGCCCTGCTGGTACTTGAAGATCTGGTTGACCCCGTCCGCGAACTTTCCGACGATCTTCTTTGACTCGTCGTTCAGTGCCACGAAGTTGTGCGTGCCGTCCTCCGTGTGCAACGCCTGGGCGACCCGAGCCGCATCCGCGATGCCACCCGCATCGGCGAAGGCCTTCAAATACTCTGGGTCATCCTTGTGATCTTGCAGTGACTGCGCGATCGCCGCGATGTCCTCTCGCGACCCCGGCGCCTTCGGGTTGTCGAGCGCCTTCTTGAGGGTGGCGGCTTCCTGCTTGGCCTCCTTGGAGCTCTCCTGGGCGACATCCTTCATGTCCCAAGGGATGTTGATGATGTTTCCATCGGGAGTGCACGTGCCGGACGCGCCGCCGGCTTCCTCCAGGTTGCGGGCCAGATCGGCGCGCTTGGACATGTCCCGGGCGTCCTGGCCGACGGCCCCCACCTGCTGAGCCAGCAGGGACAGATCGAGGCGCTGTCCCAGGACTTGAAGTTCTTGCGGATCAACGTTCCATGTTTGGACAGGACGGCTTCCAAGTCCTCGAGTCGATCCGCGAGTTTGCGTACCCGTACCGGATCCACGCCGACGTACTCCCCCACGAACGCCCCTTTTGTGTGCCCACTGTCATCGATACGCCGCAGTCAGCGGCGATGTAAACCATAAGGCGGCCTTGGGTGCCTTACTGACTCTTCACTGGCAGTTGACGAAAAAACCCGCATTTACACTTTCAGTGAGCCCTCAGAGTGCGTTGCTCCCACGCAACGGCTCTGCCTCCTGCTAGGGCAGAAGCCCGCGAGACGGTTGCGACCTCGGGTCTGAGGTTGAGGCTCAGTACGTCCTCGCACGCCGCTGCCCGGGCGTCCTGTTCGGCGATCGGGGGGTGCCGTCTTCTATTTGAGAACAGACCGTCAACGCTTCTGTCTCATGTTCGCCCATCAGCTGGTCAACGGTTGACGGACTGAATCTCCTGGACGGTGACGTCCTGGGTCGCCGCGAAGGTGCCGTCGGGAAGCTCTCCGCCGGCGCCACCGGTGCCGGTCCAGTTGATCCTCCAGGTGATGGTCGCTTTGAGGTTGTACGTTCCCTTGCCGGAGGAGCGGGTGTACTTGATTCCGCAAGGTGGCGTTTTGTTGGACTTGCCCTTGCTGTAAGGCTCACCGATCGAGTCATCGTCATTGATCGCGCACGCGCCCGAAGCGGGGTAGGTCTCAGCGTCAGCGGTCCCGGGCTGGAGTTTGAGGGAGACCGGCTTGGCTGTGGTCGTCGCCTGGATGTTGAGGCCGGCCACGTTGAGGGAGGCGGTCACCCGGACCGGCTTGAACGTGGACGGGTCAAGCCAGGCCCACGTCGGGAGGTTGACCTTGGTCACGTTCTGCGGCGCGAGGGTGACCTCGGCGTCGGGGAGCAGGATTCTGTTGAAGGCGAGTTCAGCGAGGATCTGTGGCGTGACGGCGTTCTGCACAGCTGGTGTGTCGCCGTTTTGGACCCAGAAAGGCAGCTTGCTGCAGGTGAACGCGTTCGGATCGTCGAGTCGGTTGGGATCCTGGACCGCGACCCACCAGTTGCCTTCGTTGGCCTTGTCAAGATTGAAGTTCTTGTACTTGCCATCCTTGTACATGTCCCGGAACTGGCCCGTTGCAGCCTTGGCGTAGTTGGGCTGCCCCGGGTCGTTGACGACCTCGGAGTACTGGCTCTCAACCTGGTTCTGGAAATCCTTGGCCGACACGGGTTCGTACCAACACGCCGGCGGGTTCCAATTGTCGACGGGGGCTACGTTGCCAGTCCGGATACTGTTCGCCCCGCCGACGCTGCCGGAATAGGTGATCCGTGACTCGAGCGTGTTCCCGGATCTGCTCCCCGACGTTTTCGCGCCGCCGTCGGAACCGCCCGGACCGCGCTTCGCGTAGGCCGGGCTCGAGATCAGCAGAGATGCGATGGTCAGAGCGCCGATCGCAGCCCCCGCGTGGTGCAACCTCAAGGCGTGCACTTCGCGTTCCCCCTGTCGGATACGAGTTCCGTCGTCTGCCAGACGCCGCCCTTGTTCCTCTTCAGGTGCGTGTTGTAGTAGACGTACGAGTCTTTGTCCGCAGGCGTCTTGTCGACCTTCTGCGTCTTCCTGTCCTTGTTGAACGCCTTGGTTTCATCCGTGCAGAACGTCACTCCTGCCGAGGTCTTGCTGAAGATGACCACATTGGGGTTGAAGTACCGCACAGTACCCGTGTAGGTGATTCCAGCATCCACAAAGGACTTGACCCACCTGGCGCCGCTGACGAGCGCGTTCCCCTGTCGATAGAACGCGAGAGCCGGTTCGTCGGGGTTCCCCTTGACGATCGCGTAGTTGGTAGCTGTCTGTGCGCGGCTGGCATCGGCGAGGATGGCGTCATTGGTGGGATCGCCTGTATGCCAGCTCTCAAAGTCGTCCTTGACGTCGCTGGGTAGCGCGATGTCCGGCCGATGGGGCTCGTCCGAAGCGAGGGAGCTGGGCGGTGGCGACGTCCGCGCATCGGGGGTGTCAGCGCCCGGGATCGTCTCGTTCGCCTTGGAGTTGCCGCTCCCGCCGCCACAAGCCGTGGTCAGCAGGGCTGCGGCTGCGACGAGTGCGGCAGCAACGGGCAAAGAGCGTCGCTTCACTGTGACTCCCCGTGGACAATGAGTTGGACAGAGAGTTCGACGGTATCGGTGCGACGGTTGCTTCCGCCAAGCTGGGCCCCTGTGCGTGTGGGCCAATTTTGGACGTCCTGCTACCGAGTTGCGAGGGGTCCGCGGCCTGCTCCTGCCAGTTGTGGCGGTGGTGTCAGTGCGTCATGTCACCTCTGTCTCGCGGGCGTTGCCGCGGTCAGGGGAAGCGATGCTCGCTGCCTGGGGGAGATCGTTGCATGACCGATCCGCTCCCTTGTGAGCAATTCGTGCAGGCATGGTGCGTGCTCGGTGGTCGCGGGCCGGGTGTGAGTCGAGGCTCCGGAGGGGCACTGTGGCAACGGATTCGCGGTCGCACACTCGGTTGGGTGTAGTTCTGTCGTATCCCATGGGGGCGTGCTCGTGATTGAGTTGCAGGCGGACAGCGGCAAGTCGCCTGTGGCCCACGGGGCCTGACTTGCCTTGAGGGGCTTATGTGCTGCTGATACCGTGCGATGGCTTGACACTCGCCCCCGCGCCGGATAGTCGCGACATCGCCCGGATCGCTGGTGAAGTGTCCGGGTTTGCAGCCCAGGCGAAGAGCTTGGCAGACGACATCTTGGGTGTACGGGGAGCTGTTGCGTGAAGATCCAGGAGCGTACGGGGGCGGGCGCGGGACGTGCCGCGGCTCCGGCTCAGCCGATGGTCGGTGACCGGCTTCCCATGGCGCCTCGCGAGCGCAAACCGGCCCTGGCTGCCCTGGCGGTGCTGCTCATCCTGGTGGGCGCCCTGGGCGCCACGATGCTCGTGCTGCAGGTCGGGCACCGTATCGAGGTCGTCAAGGTGACGCAGGACATCCCGGCCGGAGAGTCCGTCACCTCCAATGAAGTGACCTCGGTGATGGTGGCCGCCGACGACTCCATCAATTACGTCCGGTGGTCCCAACTGGGCACCCTGAAGACCCTCAAGGCCAGGACCACCATCTACAAGGGCACGGTCGTGGTGGGGGAGATGTTCGGCGCGAAGAGCAGCCTGCCGGACGGCAAGGCCCTCGTCGGTGTCGCACTCAAGGAGGGCCAGTACCCGACGGGCATCAAGAACGGCGACATCGTCGCCGTCTACCGCGTCGGCGACCACGCGTCGAGCTCCAACTCCACTAGCGGCGCGACGGGTTCTTCCGCTAACGGTGGCAACCTCATCGTGGACAAGGCGCGTGTCAGCTCCAAGGGCGACAACAGCGGCTCCGCCGTGAGCAGCGGCAACATGTCGCTCACCCTCCTCGTCGACCAGTCCGACGCCGCCGCCGTGGCCCAGGCCGCGGCCGCGAATTCCGTCGCCGTCGTCGTCGTTCCCGGCAACTGAGGGCGGCCGCGTACTCATGGCCCTCATCGCACTGGCCGCCGACAAGGGTTCGCCCGGCGTCACCACCGCCGCCGTCGCACTGGCCGCCGTCTGGCCGCGGCGCGTGCTGCTCGCCGAGACGGACCCGGCGGGCGGCGACCTCGTCTACCGCAGCTCCGCCGCGCACGGCGGGCCGCTCAACCCGAACGTCGGCATGCTGTCCATCGCCGCGACCGCGCGCCGTGGGCTGGTGCCCGACCAACTCTGGGATCATGTACAGCCGTTGAGTGGCGGCCTGGAGGTTCTTGTCGGACTCGGCATCTCCGAGCAGGCCGCCGGTCTCGCCGGGCTGTGGCCCACCCTGGGTCATGCCTTCGCCTCGCTCGCGGACTCCCCGAACTCGCCCGCCGACGTCATCGCCGACTGCGGCCGGATCAGCGGCGACACCCCCGCCGTGGAACTCTTCCCGCACGCCTCCCTCGTTCTGCTGATCTCGCGCACCGAGCCGGAGGCCATCGCCCGCGTCCGCGACCGCGCCGCCGCGCTGTCCGCCAAGCTGCACGGCGGCCCGCGCGGTGCCGCCAGCCTGGCCACGCCGGTGATCGGCGTCGTCCTGGTCGCCGACACGGGCACCGCGGGCAAGGTCTCCGGCCAGGTCAACGACATGCTCGTGCACGCTCAGACCGGTGCCCGCGTCGTCGGCACCATCGCCGACGACCCTGCGGGCGCGGGCCAGTTGGCCGGACGCAGGCGCGGCCGCCTCGACAAGTCCCTGCTGATCCGCTCGGCCCGCAAGGTCACCGCGGACCTGTATCAGCAGTACGGCGCCGCCTGGGCCGTATCCGCACAGGCGCAGCAAGCCCACCAGGTCCAGCAAGCCCACCAGGTCCAGCAGGCCAACCAAGCTCAGCAGACCCATCTCGACCAGCAGGCACCCCAGGCCCAGCAGCCACCCCAGGCCCAGCTAGCCCCCCAGACCCCCCAGCCCTACCGCCCCCACGCGAACGGTCAGTCAGGAGCCGGGCGATGACCGCTGTCGACCACCAACTGGTCAAGCGGTTCAGGCAGGACGCCGGTGACCGCATCGCCGAGCAGCGCCGCCTCGACCAGGTCAACGGCGTCACGCCGATGTCCGGCGAGGACGAGCGCCAGTACGCCCGCGCGGTCATAGCGCAGATACTGGAGGAGTACGCCCGCGCCGAGATCAACGCGGGCCGCACGCCGCTGGACGCCGAGACCGAGGAGCAGTACGCGGCCGCCGTGCACGCGGCGCTGTTCGGCGTCGGCCGGCTCCAGCCGCTGCTCGACGACCCGCAGGTCGAGAACATCGACATCAACGGCTGCGACCAGGTGTTCGTCGGATACGCCGACGGGCGCGAGGTCACGGGAGAGCCGGTCGCCGAGACCGACGAGGAGCTGATCGAGCTCATCCAGGTGCTCGGCGCCTACTCGGGTCTGTCGTCACGCCCCTTCGACTCCGCCAACCCGCAGCTCGACCTGCGGCTGCCGGACGGTTCGCGGCTGTCGGCCGTCATGGACGTGACCCGCCGGCCCGCGCTGTCCATCCGCCGGGCCCGGATGGGCAAGGTGTTCATCTCCGACCTGGTCGGCAACGGCACGCTCGCGCCGGAGCTGGGGCACTTCCTTGCCTGCGCGGTCCGCGCCCGCAAGAACATCATGATCGCGGGCGCGACGAACGCCGGGAAGACGACGCTGCTGCGTGCCCTCGCCAACGAGATCCCGCCGCACGAACGGCTCATCACGGTCGAGCGGGCACTGGAGCTGGGCCTCGACGCGTTCCCCGAACTGCACCCGAACGTCGTGGCGTTCGAGGAGCGGCTGCCCAACTCGGAGGGCCAAGGGATTATTTCCATGGCGGAGCTGGTGCGCCGGTCCCTCCGTATGAACCCCTCCCGCGTCATCGTCGGCGAGGTGCTCGGCGACGAGATCGTGACCATGCTGAACGCGATGTCGCAGGGCAACGACGGTTCGCTGTCCACGATCCACGCCAACGGCTCCAGCGAGGTCTTCAACCGCATCTCCACCTACGCGTTGCAGGCGACCGAGCGGCTGCCCATCGAGGCCAGCCAGATGCTGATCGCGGGCGCGGTGAACTTCGTCGTCTTCATCCAGCGGCGCAACAACTTCCAGACCGGTGGCCGGCTTCAGCGCAGTGTGACCTCGGTCCGCGAGGTCAACGGCGTCGACGGCCGGGTGCTGTCCAGCGAGGTGTTCGCCGAGACGCCCGACGGCCGGGTCGTGCCGCACGCGCCCATAGCCTGCCTGGAGGACCTCATGGCGCACGGTTACCAGCCCCACGGAAACTGGGGGTGACCATGACGCTTGCCGCACTGGCCCCGCTCGGCTCCATGGGGGGCCTGTTCTCCGCCACGGTCCTGTACTCGATCGTTTCCGGCGTCGCCGTCGGCGGCGGTCTCGCGCTGTTGATCGTCGCCGTACGCGGACTGCCCGCCAAGCCCGAGCACGAGAAGCAGCGGGCGAGCCGGCGGGCGAGCGAACTGCTCCGCTTCGCCGGGCGGCGCGGCTCCCTCGCCGCCCTCGTCGGCCTCGCGGTC of the Streptomyces sp. NBC_01788 genome contains:
- a CDS encoding CpaF family protein, giving the protein MTAVDHQLVKRFRQDAGDRIAEQRRLDQVNGVTPMSGEDERQYARAVIAQILEEYARAEINAGRTPLDAETEEQYAAAVHAALFGVGRLQPLLDDPQVENIDINGCDQVFVGYADGREVTGEPVAETDEELIELIQVLGAYSGLSSRPFDSANPQLDLRLPDGSRLSAVMDVTRRPALSIRRARMGKVFISDLVGNGTLAPELGHFLACAVRARKNIMIAGATNAGKTTLLRALANEIPPHERLITVERALELGLDAFPELHPNVVAFEERLPNSEGQGIISMAELVRRSLRMNPSRVIVGEVLGDEIVTMLNAMSQGNDGSLSTIHANGSSEVFNRISTYALQATERLPIEASQMLIAGAVNFVVFIQRRNNFQTGGRLQRSVTSVREVNGVDGRVLSSEVFAETPDGRVVPHAPIACLEDLMAHGYQPHGNWG